ACTCAGCGCGTAGGCCACCAAACATAAAATATAAGCAAAGCAATCAAGCAATTAATTATTGCGACTTACTCTATTTCTTCTACTTCCGCTGCTGTTTGCAAGCTTACAATCAAATGGCGGTGGGGCTCTCGACCACGACTCTCGGTTTTTAGGTCTGGATATTCCTTCAACAGATTATGCAAAACCTTACGTTCGGCAGCAGATAGATCGTCAATTTGTTCTGGTTGACTCGTTGATCTCACCTTTTCCGCAGCGGCGATCGCAATTTGCTGTAATCGCTGCTCGCGCTCTTGGCGATAGCCGTTGATATCAATGACATAGGACGATTGCTCTGTTTCTGCCAGACTGGCATTCAACGAAACATTAGCTAAATATTGAATTGCGTCAATATTAACGCCGCCCCTGCCAATGAAGGTTTCAACCTGTGCTTCACTCAAGTTATTGTGATCAACCGTTAA
The sequence above is a segment of the Pseudanabaena sp. PCC 7367 genome. Coding sequences within it:
- a CDS encoding Jag family protein, producing the protein MPPTERGKEWLASLLDLLGLETSIAATIESAEVDPDRGDSSCRLTVDHNNLSEAQVETFIGRGGVNIDAIQYLANVSLNASLAETEQSSYVIDINGYRQEREQRLQQIAIAAAEKVRSTSQPEQIDDLSAAERKVLHNLLKEYPDLKTESRGREPHRHLIVSLQTAAEVEEIE